One genomic segment of Devosia sp. includes these proteins:
- the hisG gene encoding ATP phosphoribosyltransferase, which produces MTITLAVPSKGRLEELTREWFSRRGLTITRPGGARSYLGAIEGVPEVTVRFYPASEIARELIRGNIDLGVTGRDLIHETSESGPAAVDFARNLDFGHADVVVAVPEAWIDVTHMHDLADVASDFRSRHGRWMRIATKYITITRQHFAGAGIAEYRIVESLGATEAAPAAGVADIVVDITSTGSTLAANGLRVLEDGVMLKSEANLIVSRTADWQGQRAAERDAFLARLGD; this is translated from the coding sequence ATGACCATTACGCTCGCAGTACCCTCAAAGGGGCGCCTCGAAGAACTCACGCGCGAGTGGTTTTCCCGGCGGGGCCTGACCATCACGCGTCCAGGCGGCGCGCGCTCCTATCTCGGAGCCATCGAGGGCGTGCCCGAAGTCACCGTGCGCTTTTATCCGGCGTCCGAAATTGCCCGCGAACTCATTCGCGGCAATATCGACCTGGGCGTCACCGGACGTGACCTGATCCACGAAACCAGCGAGTCCGGCCCCGCTGCGGTGGATTTTGCCCGCAATCTCGATTTCGGCCATGCGGATGTTGTCGTCGCCGTGCCCGAAGCCTGGATCGATGTCACGCATATGCACGATCTGGCCGATGTGGCCTCCGATTTCCGCTCCCGCCATGGCCGGTGGATGCGCATCGCCACCAAATACATCACCATCACCCGCCAGCATTTCGCGGGCGCCGGCATTGCCGAGTACCGCATCGTCGAGAGCCTGGGTGCCACCGAGGCGGCGCCTGCGGCCGGCGTGGCCGATATCGTGGTCGATATCACCTCCACCGGCTCGACGCTCGCCGCCAATGGTTTGCGCGTGCTCGAAGACGGGGTGATGCTGAAGAGCGAAGCCAATCTGATCGTCTCACGGACTGCCGATTGGCAGGGTCAGCGGGCGGCCGAGCGCGACGCCTTCCTCGCTCGCCTGGGAGATTGA
- a CDS encoding glycosyltransferase family 2 protein, translating to MADELELTILMPCLNEAETLAVCIGKARAFIERTGIAGEILIADNGSTDGSPAIARAEGARVVQASQRGYGAALATGISAARGRFVIMGDADDSYDFSRLDAFVDALRAGADLVMGNRFKGGIAPGAMPWHHRLIGNPILSAVGRLFFRTPIRDFHCGLRGFRRQAIIELNLRTTGMEFASEMVVKATLARCDVREVPTTLSPDGRSRRPHLRSFRDGWRHLRFLLVFSPRWLFLYPGIGLLIFGLVVGAALVGGPLRIGSVVFSTHTFLVAALCVIMGTQSIAFALIGRRFASRYGFIPRSSTYDRLLESLTLERILLVALLLMLGGLGALGWGLWEWARRDFGPLTSAATLRAIILAMTALVTGFQLMMSGFMSSIINIPIYERRISDATGEQRPSS from the coding sequence GTGGCGGACGAGCTTGAACTCACCATTCTGATGCCGTGCTTGAATGAGGCAGAGACCCTGGCCGTCTGCATCGGCAAGGCGCGCGCGTTTATCGAGCGAACCGGCATCGCCGGGGAAATCCTCATTGCCGACAACGGCTCCACCGATGGCTCGCCGGCTATTGCCCGCGCCGAGGGTGCCAGGGTCGTCCAAGCCTCCCAGCGCGGTTATGGGGCGGCGCTGGCTACGGGCATCAGTGCCGCGCGGGGCCGGTTCGTCATTATGGGCGATGCCGATGACAGTTATGATTTTTCCCGGCTCGATGCCTTTGTCGATGCGTTGCGCGCCGGGGCCGATCTGGTGATGGGCAATCGCTTCAAGGGCGGCATCGCGCCGGGAGCCATGCCCTGGCACCACCGACTGATCGGCAACCCGATCCTGAGCGCGGTCGGCCGCCTGTTCTTTCGCACGCCAATCCGCGATTTCCATTGCGGCCTGCGCGGGTTCCGGCGCCAGGCGATCATCGAGCTCAATCTGCGCACCACGGGCATGGAGTTTGCCTCCGAAATGGTGGTCAAGGCCACTTTGGCGCGGTGCGATGTGCGCGAAGTGCCCACCACGCTCAGCCCCGACGGACGCAGCCGGCGGCCCCACCTGCGGTCCTTCCGCGATGGCTGGCGGCATCTGCGGTTCCTCCTGGTGTTCTCGCCGCGCTGGCTGTTCCTTTATCCCGGAATTGGCCTGCTGATCTTCGGCCTTGTCGTCGGTGCCGCACTCGTGGGTGGTCCCCTGCGCATCGGCAGCGTGGTGTTTTCCACGCACACATTCCTCGTCGCAGCCCTCTGCGTCATCATGGGCACCCAGTCCATCGCCTTCGCCCTGATCGGCCGCCGCTTTGCCTCGCGCTATGGCTTCATTCCACGCTCAAGCACCTATGACCGGCTGCTGGAAAGCCTGACGCTGGAGCGTATCCTGCTGGTGGCCCTGCTGCTGATGCTGGGTGGCCTGGGCGCGCTGGGCTGGGGGTTGTGGGAATGGGCGCGGCGCGACTTTGGCCCTCTCACGTCAGCGGCCACGCTGCGCGCCATCATTCTGGCCATGACCGCGCTGGTCACCGGCTTTCAACTGATGATGAGCGGCTTCATGTCGTCCATCATCAACATCCCCATTTATGAGCGCCGGATCAGCGATGCGACCGGCGAACAGCGCCCTTCATCCTGA
- a CDS encoding TSUP family transporter — protein MDPLVLLALMGVGMLAGFVDAIAGGGGMITVPALLSAGLPPVSALATNKMQSVVGTTMAVITYWRRGFVVLKDLVPAVVLTFAGSALGAFVVSRIDVTLLNIAVPIALIAIALYFLFAPKLSDADRASRLPFHLFVPVLGFAIGFYDGIFGPGTGAFFTIGFVALFGFGLTRATGNTKALNLISNSAALVIFIPGGHVVWPVALVMALGQIIGGYVGARTGIRYGVRIIRPLVVVVSIAMAVKLLFFP, from the coding sequence ATGGACCCCCTCGTTCTACTCGCCCTCATGGGTGTCGGCATGCTGGCCGGTTTTGTCGATGCCATTGCCGGCGGCGGTGGCATGATCACGGTTCCGGCGCTGCTTTCGGCCGGCCTGCCTCCGGTTTCGGCCCTGGCCACCAACAAGATGCAGTCGGTGGTCGGTACCACCATGGCGGTCATCACCTATTGGCGGCGCGGCTTCGTGGTGCTGAAGGATCTGGTGCCGGCCGTTGTCCTGACCTTTGCCGGCTCGGCGCTGGGCGCCTTCGTGGTCAGCCGTATCGATGTGACCCTGCTCAATATCGCCGTGCCGATCGCCCTGATCGCCATCGCCCTCTATTTCCTTTTCGCCCCGAAACTGTCCGATGCCGATCGGGCCTCGCGCCTGCCGTTTCACCTCTTCGTGCCGGTACTGGGCTTTGCCATCGGGTTTTACGACGGCATCTTCGGGCCGGGGACCGGCGCCTTCTTTACCATCGGTTTCGTGGCGCTGTTCGGTTTCGGCCTGACCCGCGCCACGGGCAATACCAAGGCCCTCAACCTCATTTCCAATTCCGCCGCCCTGGTGATCTTCATTCCCGGCGGCCACGTGGTCTGGCCCGTCGCCCTGGTCATGGCCCTCGGGCAGATCATCGGCGGCTATGTCGGCGCCCGCACCGGCATCCGCTACGGCGTCCGCATCATCCGCCCCCTGGTGGTGGTGGTCTCCATCGCCATGGCGGTAAAGTTGCTGTTCTTCCCGTAG
- a CDS encoding EF-hand domain-containing protein, with protein MSMIGGVGGYSATQYTRPNFQPPTLDSLDSDKNGALSLDELKAGAPKGTSDSQAQKRAEALFSAMDSDADGSVSSAEKDAFDSQMAERVGSMAFMAQQMQAPSAADIFAQTDADQDGSVSLEEFGAEATEQSSETLQKLFDLIDGDGDGTISEAEGVSFLETLKGEMDSARGAGGPPPGGPPPGGPPPGGGAEASATGESEDDEDESTSSVSLLTMAQAAYGASQSTSLLDQLASIFNEAA; from the coding sequence ATGTCAATGATCGGCGGCGTAGGGGGTTATTCGGCGACTCAATACACGCGGCCCAACTTCCAGCCACCAACACTCGACAGCCTCGACAGCGACAAGAATGGCGCGCTCTCGCTGGACGAGTTGAAAGCCGGCGCGCCCAAGGGCACCTCGGACAGCCAGGCACAGAAGCGGGCAGAAGCCCTGTTCTCGGCCATGGACAGCGATGCCGATGGCAGCGTTTCCAGCGCCGAGAAGGACGCCTTTGACAGCCAGATGGCGGAGCGGGTCGGCTCCATGGCCTTCATGGCGCAGCAGATGCAGGCACCCAGCGCCGCAGATATCTTTGCCCAGACCGATGCCGACCAGGACGGTTCGGTGTCGCTGGAAGAGTTCGGTGCAGAAGCTACCGAGCAAAGCAGCGAAACGCTGCAAAAGCTCTTCGACCTGATCGATGGTGACGGCGACGGCACCATCAGCGAAGCGGAGGGCGTGTCTTTTCTTGAAACGCTGAAGGGCGAAATGGACTCGGCGCGCGGCGCCGGTGGCCCGCCTCCTGGTGGCCCTCCCCCGGGCGGCCCACCGCCTGGAGGTGGCGCTGAAGCCAGCGCCACGGGCGAAAGCGAAGACGACGAGGACGAGAGCACGTCCAGCGTCTCGCTGCTCACCATGGCCCAAGCCGCCTATGGCGCCAGCCAGAGCACCAGCCTCCTCGATCAGCTGGCCTCGATCTTCAACGAAGCCGCGTGA
- a CDS encoding BrnA antitoxin family protein, whose product MRTPRRGSAIDQAEAVFKAATSKPETKPAARTANGPPEGKELVSLRLDRAVLEYFQDDGPGWQDRINAALRAAAGLDA is encoded by the coding sequence ATGCGAACACCCCGGCGCGGCAGCGCAATCGATCAGGCCGAGGCCGTCTTCAAGGCCGCGACCAGCAAGCCCGAGACCAAGCCTGCGGCCAGGACGGCCAATGGGCCACCCGAGGGCAAGGAACTGGTGTCCCTGCGCCTCGACCGTGCGGTGCTCGAGTATTTTCAGGATGACGGCCCTGGCTGGCAGGACCGCATCAATGCCGCGCTGCGCGCCGCTGCCGGGCTGGATGCCTGA
- the groL gene encoding chaperonin GroEL (60 kDa chaperone family; promotes refolding of misfolded polypeptides especially under stressful conditions; forms two stacked rings of heptamers to form a barrel-shaped 14mer; ends can be capped by GroES; misfolded proteins enter the barrel where they are refolded when GroES binds), which translates to MAAKEVKFSTDAREKMLRGVNILANAVKVTLGPKGRNVVIEKSFGAPRITKDGVSVAKEIELEDKFENLGAQLLRSVASKTNDVAGDGTTTATVLGQAIVVEGVKAVAAGFNPMDLKRGIDLAVADVVESLKGSAKKITSSSEVAQVGTISANGESSIGDMIAEAMQKVGNEGVITVEEAKTAETELDVVEGMQFDRGYLSPYFVTNAEKMTAQLEDPYILLHEKKLSNLQAILPILEAVVQSQRPLLIIAEDVDGEALPTLVVNRLRAGLKVAAVKAPGFGDRRKAMLEDIAVLTGGQVISEDLGIKLENVTLDMLGTAKRVEITKENTTIVDGAGTQDEIQARVGQIKAQIEETTSDYDREKLQERLAKLAGGVAVIRVGGSTEVEVKERKDRVDDALNATRAAVEEGIVPGGGVALLRASAAIKAKGANADQEAGIAIVRRALQSPVRCIANNAGAEGSVVVDKILENSAASYGYNAATGEYGDLVALGVIDPVKVVRTALEDAASVASLLVTTEATIVEAPKPDAPAMPAGGGMGGMGGMDF; encoded by the coding sequence ATGGCCGCCAAGGAAGTCAAATTCTCCACCGACGCCCGCGAAAAGATGCTGCGCGGCGTCAACATCCTCGCCAATGCGGTGAAGGTCACCCTCGGCCCCAAGGGTCGTAACGTCGTTATCGAAAAGTCGTTCGGTGCCCCGCGCATCACCAAGGACGGCGTCTCGGTCGCCAAGGAAATCGAACTGGAAGACAAGTTCGAGAACCTGGGTGCGCAGCTGCTGCGTTCGGTCGCGTCCAAGACCAACGATGTTGCCGGTGACGGCACGACCACCGCAACCGTTCTCGGCCAGGCGATTGTCGTCGAAGGCGTCAAGGCTGTGGCCGCCGGCTTCAACCCGATGGATCTCAAGCGCGGTATCGACCTGGCTGTCGCCGACGTCGTGGAAAGCCTCAAGGGCTCTGCCAAGAAGATCACCTCGTCTTCCGAAGTTGCCCAGGTCGGCACCATTTCGGCCAATGGCGAATCGTCCATCGGTGACATGATCGCCGAGGCGATGCAGAAGGTCGGCAACGAGGGTGTCATCACCGTCGAGGAAGCCAAGACCGCCGAGACCGAACTCGATGTCGTCGAAGGCATGCAGTTCGACCGCGGCTACCTCTCGCCCTACTTCGTGACCAATGCCGAAAAGATGACGGCACAGCTCGAAGACCCCTACATCCTGCTGCACGAAAAGAAGCTTTCCAACCTGCAGGCCATCCTGCCGATCCTGGAAGCCGTTGTTCAGTCCCAGCGTCCGCTGCTGATCATCGCCGAGGACGTTGATGGCGAGGCTCTGCCGACCCTGGTCGTCAACCGTCTGCGCGCCGGCCTCAAGGTCGCTGCCGTCAAGGCTCCGGGCTTCGGTGACCGCCGCAAGGCCATGCTCGAAGACATCGCCGTCCTCACCGGCGGCCAGGTGATCTCCGAAGACCTCGGCATCAAGCTCGAAAACGTGACCCTGGACATGCTCGGCACCGCCAAGCGCGTCGAGATCACCAAGGAAAACACCACCATCGTCGATGGTGCCGGCACCCAGGACGAGATCCAGGCCCGCGTTGGCCAGATCAAGGCCCAGATCGAGGAAACCACCTCGGACTACGACCGCGAAAAGCTGCAGGAACGTCTGGCCAAGCTCGCCGGCGGTGTTGCCGTGATCCGCGTCGGCGGTTCCACGGAAGTGGAAGTCAAGGAGCGTAAGGACCGCGTCGATGACGCGCTCAACGCGACCCGCGCCGCTGTCGAAGAAGGCATCGTTCCGGGCGGTGGCGTTGCCCTGCTCCGCGCTTCGGCTGCCATCAAGGCCAAGGGCGCCAATGCCGACCAGGAAGCCGGTATCGCCATCGTGCGCCGCGCCCTGCAGTCGCCGGTCCGTTGCATTGCCAACAATGCCGGTGCCGAAGGCTCCGTGGTTGTCGACAAGATCCTCGAGAACTCGGCTGCGTCCTACGGCTACAATGCCGCGACCGGCGAATATGGTGACCTTGTTGCCCTGGGCGTTATCGACCCGGTCAAGGTTGTCCGTACCGCTCTCGAAGACGCCGCTTCGGTTGCTTCGCTCCTGGTGACCACCGAGGCCACCATTGTCGAAGCCCCCAAGCCCGACGCTCCGGCAATGCCGGCTGGCGGCGGTATGGGCGGCATGGGCGGCATGGATTTCTAG
- a CDS encoding co-chaperone GroES produces MGFRPLHDRVVVRRVDSEEKTKGGIIIPDTAKEKPSEGVIVSVGPGARDENGKINALDVKAGDRVLFGKWSGTEVKLNGEDLIIMKESDIMGVIEA; encoded by the coding sequence ATGGGCTTCCGTCCCCTGCATGACCGAGTGGTCGTCCGTCGCGTCGACAGTGAAGAAAAGACCAAGGGCGGGATCATCATCCCCGATACCGCCAAGGAAAAGCCCTCCGAGGGTGTGATCGTTTCCGTGGGCCCCGGCGCCCGCGACGAAAACGGCAAGATCAATGCGCTGGACGTCAAGGCCGGCGATCGCGTGCTCTTCGGCAAGTGGAGCGGCACCGAGGTCAAGCTCAACGGCGAAGACCTGATCATCATGAAGGAAAGCGACATCATGGGCGTGATCGAGGCCTAA
- a CDS encoding glycosyltransferase family 2 protein has product MTSPASMPAEPQWRPPRLSVVVPTYKERDNVLPLLEKLDLALAGIAFEVIFVDDNSPDGTAEAVKQAARTRPNVRCIHRIGRRGLSSACIEGMALSAAEFVAVIDGDLQHDESILPQLLARVEEGADIAVGSRYVGEGRSEEGLSAGRQAGSRLATRLSGILTGKALADPMSGFFLLRRALVMEVAPHLSQEGFKILLDLVATAGRRRGGRLTIAEVPYSFRPRHAGESKMSPLIVAQFLGLIVSQLTRGLVPTSFLLFGLVGVSGVFVHLAVLSLAFEVFGIGFAVSQFIATMVAMTTNFVLNNELTYADKRLTGRRFFTGLLSFYAVCSFGTFANISVASLLFTAEMANFVFAGIAGAVMSAVFNYAVTRIFTWR; this is encoded by the coding sequence ATGACCAGCCCCGCCTCCATGCCCGCTGAACCGCAGTGGCGCCCGCCAAGGCTCTCGGTTGTCGTGCCGACTTACAAGGAGCGCGACAACGTCCTGCCGCTGCTCGAAAAGCTCGACCTGGCCCTGGCGGGAATAGCGTTCGAGGTTATCTTCGTCGACGACAACAGCCCCGACGGCACGGCCGAAGCCGTCAAACAGGCCGCCCGCACCCGCCCCAATGTGCGCTGTATTCACCGTATCGGGCGGCGTGGCCTGTCGTCGGCGTGTATCGAGGGCATGGCCCTGTCCGCCGCAGAATTCGTCGCGGTGATCGACGGCGACCTCCAGCATGACGAATCCATCCTGCCGCAACTGCTGGCGCGGGTGGAAGAGGGGGCCGATATTGCAGTCGGCTCTCGCTATGTCGGCGAGGGCCGGTCCGAGGAAGGCCTGTCGGCCGGACGGCAGGCCGGGTCGCGCCTGGCCACCCGCCTTTCCGGTATCCTGACCGGCAAGGCGCTGGCCGATCCCATGAGCGGCTTTTTCCTTCTGCGCCGCGCGCTCGTGATGGAAGTGGCGCCGCACCTCTCCCAGGAAGGCTTCAAGATACTGCTCGACCTGGTGGCCACTGCCGGGCGCCGCCGTGGCGGCCGTCTCACCATTGCTGAAGTGCCCTACAGTTTCCGCCCCCGCCATGCGGGCGAAAGCAAGATGAGCCCGCTGATCGTCGCCCAGTTCCTGGGGCTCATCGTCTCGCAGTTGACGCGTGGCCTCGTGCCGACAAGTTTTCTCCTGTTCGGCCTTGTGGGCGTTTCGGGTGTCTTCGTGCACCTTGCGGTGCTCAGCCTCGCCTTTGAAGTATTTGGCATTGGCTTTGCCGTCAGTCAGTTCATCGCCACCATGGTCGCCATGACCACCAATTTCGTGCTCAACAACGAACTGACCTATGCCGACAAGCGCCTGACCGGGCGGCGCTTCTTCACGGGCCTGTTGAGTTTTTACGCGGTGTGCAGTTTCGGCACCTTCGCCAATATCTCGGTCGCGAGCCTCCTGTTCACTGCCGAAATGGCCAATTTCGTCTTTGCCGGCATAGCCGGGGCGGTCATGAGCGCGGTGTTCAACTATGCCGTGACCCGCATCTTCACCTGGCGCTGA
- a CDS encoding glycosyltransferase family 39 protein: MSETRRIGPLTPVQATLALIIVTLVLRTIGAWAVGWGTGEAYYLASARQFHLSYYDQPPLFLWMIWGIVTATGSDAILLVRLPFLLMFAGSTWLVFDIMRRLHSPLAGFYAALIVNACVLFSLSIGSWAQPDAPMLLFWLATVRVLIEIFFGAGRERPYFYWGLAGLFLGLTFLSKYHALFLVLGTGLYILVDPAQRHWLLHKAPWLALVIALAIFSPVIIWNAQNQWASFGFQGGRALAESDLRWGGLIRMIIGQLVYMVPWLAIPALYIGVRALFAGLERSAIAGVAPGVAVLFAYIAWPPILFFTIVALWSDTQFHFHWQAPGYIMLFMLMGAWAANRNGRAIKAWLWGSAAVTLVILAPLVSHCATGWARQVFPGDWEDPTYSQLPWTEVGAALVEAGVFTGENQFVAGMNWIDCGYIDTQVGGRVPLACFGSDPRNLHYNFDPATHAGWDAIVVVQTGNIERAAERIGRQFDAVTHLETLDITRNGYPELRNIQVFEATSFQP; the protein is encoded by the coding sequence ATGAGCGAGACCCGGCGCATTGGCCCGCTGACACCCGTTCAGGCGACGCTGGCGCTCATTATCGTCACCCTGGTGTTGCGCACCATTGGCGCCTGGGCCGTGGGCTGGGGCACGGGCGAAGCCTATTACCTGGCCTCGGCGCGCCAGTTCCATCTCAGCTACTATGACCAGCCACCGCTCTTCCTGTGGATGATCTGGGGTATCGTGACGGCAACCGGATCGGACGCCATCCTTCTGGTGCGCCTGCCATTCCTCCTGATGTTCGCCGGCTCGACCTGGCTGGTCTTCGACATCATGCGGCGGCTGCATTCGCCCCTGGCCGGTTTCTATGCCGCGCTGATCGTCAACGCCTGCGTGCTGTTTTCGCTCTCCATCGGGTCCTGGGCGCAGCCCGATGCGCCCATGCTGCTCTTCTGGCTGGCGACGGTCCGGGTGCTGATCGAAATCTTTTTCGGGGCCGGTCGCGAGCGCCCCTATTTCTATTGGGGCCTGGCCGGGTTGTTCCTTGGTCTCACCTTTCTGTCGAAATACCACGCCCTGTTCCTCGTCTTGGGCACCGGGCTCTACATTCTCGTCGATCCGGCCCAGCGCCATTGGCTGCTGCACAAGGCTCCCTGGCTGGCGCTGGTGATCGCGCTGGCGATCTTTTCGCCGGTCATCATCTGGAATGCCCAGAACCAATGGGCCTCTTTCGGCTTCCAGGGCGGGCGGGCGCTCGCCGAATCCGATCTGCGCTGGGGCGGCCTCATCCGCATGATCATCGGCCAATTGGTCTATATGGTGCCGTGGCTGGCCATACCGGCGCTCTATATTGGCGTCAGGGCCCTGTTCGCGGGCCTCGAGCGCTCGGCCATTGCCGGGGTCGCGCCGGGAGTGGCAGTGCTCTTTGCCTATATTGCCTGGCCGCCGATCCTGTTCTTCACCATCGTCGCCCTCTGGTCCGATACGCAGTTCCACTTTCACTGGCAGGCGCCGGGCTACATCATGCTCTTCATGCTCATGGGGGCCTGGGCCGCCAATCGCAATGGACGGGCGATCAAGGCCTGGCTCTGGGGCAGTGCCGCCGTCACGCTGGTGATCCTCGCACCTCTGGTCAGCCATTGCGCCACCGGCTGGGCCCGCCAGGTCTTTCCCGGCGATTGGGAAGACCCCACTTATTCGCAACTGCCCTGGACCGAAGTCGGCGCGGCCTTGGTCGAGGCCGGCGTCTTCACCGGCGAAAACCAGTTCGTCGCCGGCATGAACTGGATCGATTGCGGCTATATCGACACCCAGGTCGGCGGGCGTGTGCCGCTGGCCTGCTTCGGCTCGGACCCGCGCAACCTGCACTACAATTTCGATCCGGCCACCCATGCGGGATGGGATGCAATTGTCGTGGTCCAGACCGGCAATATCGAGCGGGCGGCCGAGCGGATCGGACGCCAGTTCGACGCCGTGACCCATCTCGAAACGCTCGACATCACCCGCAATGGCTATCCGGAGTTGCGCAATATCCAGGTGTTTGAGGCGACGAGCTTTCAGCCCTGA
- a CDS encoding DUF427 domain-containing protein translates to MTDRQDTKTAIVPVSGRVHIFFDDAEIASSTRAMRLNGSAAPQVFLPLEDVHPQILEASDTTREDAGPGTAHFYTVKTLTADGSDEAWYYPYAEGAYAPIRDMLTFGGDRIRVEVTEV, encoded by the coding sequence ATGACCGACCGCCAGGACACGAAAACCGCAATCGTCCCCGTTTCCGGCCGCGTGCACATCTTTTTTGACGACGCCGAAATTGCCAGTTCCACGCGCGCCATGCGCCTGAACGGTTCGGCCGCTCCCCAGGTGTTCTTGCCGCTCGAGGATGTGCATCCGCAGATTCTCGAAGCCTCCGACACGACGCGCGAGGATGCCGGACCCGGCACCGCTCACTTCTACACCGTCAAGACCCTCACAGCCGATGGCAGCGACGAGGCATGGTACTATCCCTATGCCGAGGGTGCCTACGCACCCATTCGCGACATGCTGACCTTTGGTGGCGATCGCATCCGCGTCGAGGTGACGGAAGTCTGA
- a CDS encoding DMT family transporter, with amino-acid sequence MTAPAAEPEPAPVSPGFTGPLRGIALKVASVCCFVVMATMLKATQTVPSGQMVFFRSFFALLPVLAYLAWRGHLAHAFATKRPVGHVVRGLIGVGAMSLGFFALSRLPLPEATVLQYAAPLLIVVLSAVLLHERVQVFRWTTVIIGLVGVLIVLWPRLTLFTDPDGMGDGQALGAIAGITGALLSAFAMLQVRTLVQTERTEAIVTYFFISASVLSLLTIPFGWVMPTPEQAALLIGAGFFGGIGQLFLTSCYRYADMSVIAPFEYVSLILTIAIGFVIFADIPTASMLVGSVIIVASGIAVILRERWLGLDRAKAREANTP; translated from the coding sequence GTGACCGCGCCCGCCGCCGAGCCTGAACCCGCGCCCGTATCGCCCGGTTTCACAGGTCCGCTGCGCGGCATCGCCCTCAAGGTCGCGTCAGTTTGCTGCTTCGTGGTCATGGCCACCATGCTCAAGGCCACCCAGACCGTGCCCTCCGGGCAGATGGTGTTCTTCCGCTCGTTCTTTGCGCTGCTGCCGGTGTTGGCCTATCTCGCCTGGCGCGGCCATCTGGCCCATGCCTTTGCCACAAAGCGGCCGGTGGGCCACGTGGTGCGGGGCCTGATCGGCGTCGGCGCCATGAGCCTGGGATTTTTTGCGCTGAGCCGGCTGCCACTGCCCGAAGCGACAGTGCTCCAATACGCGGCTCCCCTGCTCATTGTCGTATTGTCGGCCGTGCTGCTGCATGAACGGGTCCAGGTCTTCCGCTGGACCACGGTCATCATCGGGCTGGTTGGCGTGCTGATCGTGCTCTGGCCCCGCCTGACCCTGTTCACGGACCCGGACGGCATGGGCGACGGACAAGCGCTCGGCGCCATTGCCGGGATCACCGGTGCGCTGCTGTCTGCCTTTGCCATGTTGCAGGTGCGCACCCTGGTGCAGACCGAGCGCACCGAGGCCATCGTCACCTATTTCTTCATCAGCGCCAGCGTGCTGAGCCTTCTGACCATTCCCTTCGGTTGGGTCATGCCGACGCCCGAACAGGCGGCGCTGCTGATCGGTGCCGGCTTTTTTGGCGGCATCGGACAACTGTTCCTCACCTCATGCTACCGCTATGCGGACATGTCCGTGATCGCGCCGTTCGAATATGTGTCGCTGATCCTGACCATCGCCATCGGCTTCGTTATCTTTGCCGACATCCCCACCGCATCCATGCTCGTCGGCAGCGTCATCATCGTCGCCTCGGGCATCGCGGTGATCCTGCGCGAACGCTGGCTCGGCCTCGACCGCGCCAAGGCCCGCGAGGCCAATACGCCCTAG
- a CDS encoding dihydrofolate reductase family protein: protein MTTGHVFIGTSLDGFIARQNHGIGWLTEFPTHGEDHGFNAHMERVDAVVMGRGTYEAIKDMRPWYYSKPVVVLSHSLRPTDIPAEISDRVEVLAATPEQAMANFAERGWRAVYVDGGSVIQSFLRAGLIDDLVISRIPVLIGTGIPLFGALDHDLVLEHVRTQPFPSGLVQSFYRVRR, encoded by the coding sequence ATGACTACGGGGCACGTTTTCATCGGAACCAGCCTGGACGGCTTCATCGCGCGGCAGAACCACGGCATCGGCTGGTTGACTGAATTTCCCACGCACGGCGAGGATCACGGGTTCAATGCCCATATGGAACGGGTCGATGCCGTGGTGATGGGGCGCGGAACCTATGAAGCCATCAAGGACATGCGCCCCTGGTACTACTCCAAGCCCGTCGTGGTGTTGAGTCATTCGCTGAGGCCCACCGATATTCCGGCAGAAATCTCGGACCGGGTGGAGGTGCTGGCGGCAACGCCAGAGCAGGCCATGGCGAACTTTGCCGAGCGGGGCTGGCGGGCCGTCTATGTCGATGGTGGTTCGGTTATCCAGTCGTTCCTGCGCGCCGGCCTGATCGATGATCTTGTGATCAGCCGGATACCCGTATTGATCGGCACCGGCATACCGCTGTTCGGGGCGCTGGATCATGACCTCGTGCTTGAACACGTGAGAACGCAACCCTTTCCATCCGGGCTTGTGCAGTCGTTCTATCGCGTCAGGCGCTAG